The following are from one region of the Georgenia sp. M64 genome:
- a CDS encoding ribonuclease J: MPLGGLGEIGRNMTVFEHDGKLLVVDCGVLFPEDHQPGVDVILPDFTPIRDRLDDIVAIVLTHGHEDHIGGVPYLLKERSDIPLIGSELTLAFITAKLKEHRITPSTVHVEAGDRRTTGPFDLEFVAVNHSIPDGLAVAIRTGAGLVLHTGDFKMDQFPLDGRITDLRAFARLGEEGVDLFLTDSTNAEVPGFTISERDLIPAIDQVFATAPRRVIVSSFASHVHRIQQVLDAAHAHGRKVAFVGRSMVRNMGIARDLGYLTIPRGLLVDAKKLEQMPDEKVTLVCTGSQGEPLAALSRMANGEHQIEVGEGDTVLLASSLIPGNENAIYGVINKLTDRGVRVVHKGNAKVHVSGHASAGELVYCYNIVRPRNVMPVHGEAKHLRANADLAVRTGVPPERTVIARDGDVIDLVDGRARLAGHVPAELVYVDGETIGRATEGVLAERRQLKDGGVVTVLAILDPDTNALAEPPEYLTRGFVSDGPLLKGATAEITRALAREARPDDDITRLESVVARAVARHLGRALRREPVVIAVVVDA, encoded by the coding sequence ATGCCGCTCGGCGGCCTGGGCGAGATCGGCCGGAACATGACCGTGTTCGAGCACGACGGCAAGCTGCTCGTCGTCGACTGCGGCGTCCTCTTCCCCGAGGACCACCAGCCCGGGGTCGACGTCATCCTCCCCGACTTCACCCCGATCCGGGACCGCCTCGACGACATCGTCGCGATCGTCCTGACCCACGGCCACGAGGACCACATCGGCGGCGTCCCGTACCTGCTCAAGGAGCGCTCGGACATCCCGCTGATCGGCTCGGAGCTGACGCTGGCGTTCATCACGGCCAAGCTCAAGGAGCACCGCATCACCCCGTCCACGGTGCACGTCGAGGCCGGCGACCGGCGCACCACCGGGCCGTTCGACCTGGAGTTCGTCGCCGTCAACCACTCCATCCCCGACGGCCTGGCCGTCGCGATCCGCACCGGCGCGGGCCTGGTCCTGCACACCGGCGACTTCAAGATGGACCAGTTCCCCCTCGACGGCCGGATCACCGACCTGCGCGCCTTCGCCCGCCTCGGCGAGGAGGGCGTGGACCTGTTCCTCACGGACTCGACGAACGCCGAGGTCCCCGGCTTCACCATCTCCGAGCGGGACCTCATCCCGGCCATCGACCAGGTCTTCGCCACCGCCCCGCGGCGCGTGATCGTCTCGAGCTTCGCCAGCCACGTCCACCGCATCCAGCAGGTGCTCGACGCCGCCCACGCCCACGGGCGCAAGGTCGCGTTCGTCGGACGGTCGATGGTGCGGAACATGGGGATCGCGCGCGACCTCGGCTACCTCACGATCCCGCGCGGCCTCCTCGTCGACGCCAAGAAGCTCGAGCAGATGCCCGACGAGAAGGTCACGCTCGTGTGCACCGGCTCCCAGGGCGAGCCCCTGGCCGCCCTGTCCCGGATGGCCAACGGCGAGCACCAGATCGAGGTCGGCGAGGGTGACACGGTGCTGCTGGCCTCCTCCCTCATCCCGGGCAACGAGAACGCCATCTACGGCGTCATCAACAAGCTCACCGACCGGGGCGTCCGGGTGGTGCACAAGGGCAACGCCAAGGTGCACGTCTCCGGCCACGCGAGCGCCGGCGAGCTCGTGTACTGCTACAACATCGTGAGGCCCCGCAACGTCATGCCCGTACACGGCGAGGCCAAGCACCTGCGCGCCAACGCCGACCTCGCCGTGCGCACCGGGGTCCCCCCCGAGCGCACGGTCATCGCCCGCGACGGCGACGTCATCGACCTCGTCGACGGCCGTGCGCGGCTCGCCGGGCACGTGCCCGCCGAGCTCGTCTACGTCGACGGCGAGACGATCGGCCGTGCCACCGAGGGCGTCCTGGCCGAGCGCCGCCAGCTCAAGGACGGCGGCGTCGTCACCGTCCTGGCGATCCTCGACCCCGACACCAACGCCCTGGCCGAGCCCCCCGAGTACCTCACCCGCGGCTTCGTCAGCGACGGCCCGCTGCTCAAGGGAGCCACCGCGGAGATCACCAGGGCCCTGGCCCGGGAGGCGCGGCCCGACGACGACATCACCCGGCTCGAGTCGGTCGTCGCCCGCGCCGTCGCCCGCCACCTCGGCCGGGCCCTGCGGCGCGAGCCGGTCGTCATCGCGGTCGTCGTCGACGCCTGA
- a CDS encoding ATP-binding cassette domain-containing protein has product MTSTAPPTTTDGVITVEHLTKTFGPVRAVDDLSFTVAPGRVTGFLGPNGAGKTTTLRVLLGLVRPTAGHATIGGRTYGELERPMRTVGAALEAASFHPGRTALDHLRVYAPQAGVGDARCRELLDLVGLGPAARRRAGGFSLGMRQRLALATTLLGDPRVLLLDEPANGLDPEGIAWLRAFLRHLAAEGRTVLVSSHVLSEVEQTVDDVVIISRGRLAHQSSLPELARLAEPSVRVVSPDADGLSALVERAGWTDRAERDPRRRGAVVLHRVDAAEIGARAFAAGLELHELSPRDVGLEDVFLRLVGERADETGPAEGGAR; this is encoded by the coding sequence GTGACGAGCACGGCCCCGCCCACCACCACCGACGGCGTCATCACCGTCGAGCACCTCACCAAGACCTTCGGGCCGGTGCGTGCCGTCGACGACCTCAGCTTCACGGTCGCGCCCGGCCGGGTCACCGGGTTCCTCGGACCCAACGGGGCGGGCAAGACGACGACCCTGCGGGTCCTCCTCGGGCTCGTGCGCCCGACGGCGGGGCACGCCACCATCGGCGGGCGCACCTACGGCGAGCTCGAGCGACCCATGCGCACCGTCGGGGCGGCGCTCGAGGCCGCGAGCTTCCACCCCGGCCGGACCGCCCTGGACCACCTGCGCGTCTACGCGCCGCAGGCCGGTGTCGGTGACGCCCGGTGCCGCGAGCTCCTCGACCTCGTCGGGCTCGGTCCCGCGGCCCGCCGCCGCGCGGGCGGTTTCTCCCTCGGCATGCGCCAGCGCCTCGCCCTGGCCACGACGCTGCTCGGCGACCCCCGCGTGCTGCTCCTCGACGAGCCGGCCAACGGTCTCGACCCCGAGGGGATCGCGTGGCTGCGCGCCTTCCTGCGCCACCTCGCCGCGGAGGGCCGCACGGTGCTCGTCTCCAGCCACGTCCTGTCCGAGGTGGAGCAGACCGTCGACGACGTCGTCATCATCAGCCGGGGCCGCCTCGCGCACCAGTCCTCCCTGCCCGAGCTGGCCCGGCTCGCCGAACCCAGCGTGCGGGTGGTCTCCCCCGACGCCGACGGCCTCAGCGCCCTCGTCGAGCGGGCCGGCTGGACCGACCGCGCCGAGCGCGACCCGCGCCGACGCGGCGCCGTGGTCCTGCACCGGGTCGACGCCGCCGAGATCGGCGCCCGCGCCTTCGCCGCGGGCCTGGAGCTGCACGAGCTGAGCCCCCGCGACGTCGGCCTCGAGGACGTCTTCCTCCGGCTCGTCGGCGAGCGCGCGGACGAGACCGGACCCGCCGAGGGAGGCGCGCGATGA
- a CDS encoding ABC transporter permease, giving the protein MRAALVTEYRKLVTTRLWWVLLASMAAYMAFLAGVMAFALVQDPESIGGAPGAGPGAPMAPEQVAGTIYTLATSLGYVFPVVVGALSMTGEFRHQTITPSLLAEPRRTVLLGAKMLSCVVVGLLFGLVGTGATVGAGAATLALLGEPTYLSDPAVLRSAGLSVLALAVWTVVGVGFGTWLTNQVVVIVVLLAFTQFVEPVLRLVLGQFAWADGISKYLPGAAGEAITGSSFYADSGMAAGLLPSWAGLLVLLGYAVLFAVLGRLTSLRRDIT; this is encoded by the coding sequence ATGAGGGCCGCCCTGGTCACCGAGTACCGCAAGCTCGTCACCACCCGCCTGTGGTGGGTGCTGCTGGCGTCCATGGCCGCCTACATGGCCTTCCTCGCCGGGGTGATGGCCTTCGCCCTCGTCCAGGACCCCGAGTCGATCGGCGGGGCTCCCGGCGCCGGCCCCGGGGCACCGATGGCGCCCGAGCAGGTCGCCGGCACGATCTACACGCTGGCGACCTCGCTGGGCTACGTCTTCCCCGTCGTCGTCGGCGCCCTGTCGATGACCGGCGAGTTCCGCCACCAGACGATCACCCCGTCCCTCCTCGCCGAGCCGCGGCGCACCGTCCTGCTCGGGGCGAAGATGCTCTCCTGCGTCGTCGTCGGCCTGCTCTTCGGCCTCGTCGGCACCGGCGCCACGGTCGGCGCGGGTGCGGCCACCCTCGCCCTCCTCGGCGAGCCGACCTACCTCTCCGACCCCGCCGTGCTGCGCAGCGCGGGCCTGTCCGTCCTCGCCCTGGCGGTGTGGACGGTCGTCGGCGTCGGCTTCGGCACGTGGCTGACCAACCAGGTCGTCGTCATCGTCGTGCTGCTGGCGTTCACGCAGTTCGTCGAGCCCGTGCTGCGCCTCGTCCTGGGCCAGTTCGCCTGGGCGGACGGCATCTCGAAGTACCTCCCCGGCGCTGCGGGCGAGGCCATCACCGGCAGCTCGTTCTACGCCGACTCCGGCATGGCGGCAGGGCTGCTGCCGTCGTGGGCGGGTCTGCTCGTGCTGCTCGGCTACGCCGTGCTCTTCGCCGTCCTCGGCCGCCTCACGAGCCTGCGCCGCGACATCACCTGA
- a CDS encoding 2-oxoacid:acceptor oxidoreductase family protein, which yields MSAQPYPGTPAVINGNGAVAHVMRHVCGGVIGYPITPSTEISELYEAARAEGGLNVWGRHPFFFEPEGEHSAQSGALGAALTGGQYISNASSSQGILYAMESHYVTVGKKIGGFVLQVAARVVSKHSLNVMAGHDDVYALLPSGYTILFGSSPQEAADLAAIAYRTSALSLIPVTNAMDGFTTSHMLSEVLLPEPELLRDYLGDPAGRIPCPTVAQELLFGAKGRVFQLGQYLERHAAEIREDDARALRAYLEAAAEAVEADDDGTLLARTLPWLPEELHGQWRRQWTGAYARGTRQLVPALVDVHNPGVTGPVQNQPDFQAGAVDHRTHFAADVPALARRAMAEYGELTGRRYSPLHTYDCDDADYVMVGLGSITDDVRAVLPHLRAQGLKVGVVSVKLLQPFPEAELVEALRGKVAVTVLERSDTTALTDLVTSALFKARANADAIGAAAPAAADGAAPALRYPHLPALERMPRLTTAIFGLGGHDVQPRHLVAAFQNMADGAGAPLVYLGSQFFAEDPAPHMAEVQDRLRRAYPDTELMALRTGPNPVLLPPSALRIRFHSVGGYGTIATGKLLTDILAGVLGMHSKSAPKYGSEKSGAPTNYYITLSPEPVLISNAELEDVEIVISPDHKAFVHTNPLKGLARGGTFILQSDLGPEEVWRELPRHARRTIRERGIRFLVVDAFRVAKKHAPTPELETRMMGIAFIGAVAGHVDRVTGGAEPEVIAEKVRAQIVKKFGGKGEAVVEGNMAVIREGMAATIPVDYDAPAFVAIDAEAAPRTVRTVALSAAMCPATTTPRPSALFDPAYYEDLAARPFREGTIGESPVLPGAGLFMPSGTGAAKDKGVFRRSVPVFDPTSCTGCLECALVCPDVAIPNTVHEIHDLLLAGIAPLEVTEAQRATLREQVPGLAARVREAYRQDRAYRPFHEVVAEQAAGLDVDQPGFARTVDALVSRLALYPVARPRPFFDAMEKDVPGTGGLFTATIDPWKCTGCLQCVQVCGPGALTEAVQDADVLATLEDRFEIMTTLPNTPRRFVEGSTTPDGDLKRLMLDHENFYATTGGHGACRGCGEVTAIRLVTSMSHALGEERRRTHRRELDTLVTELRTKLASLDGAGTASAADDGAAGLAGRRARITEAIDTLEGRLFLYEGGPTGNGPASTVVANSTGCSSVYSSTMPFNQYLDPWVNSLFQDAQPLAKGIFEGISAQAVPAVRALRTARLELADAYDPAVHDAELRVLSWSRFTPDELALLPTVLTVGGDGASYDIGFGAMSRVLASDTPVKMVVLNSGAYSNTGGQASTASYTGQDSDLARFGSAHDGKHEGRKELALLASFHPNVYACATSTALYGHFLKASMELLTYGDGPAVMDVYTPCGTENGIPEDASNARSRLAVESRMAPVFVHDPRRGTTLHDWFSLDGNPDVDSTWTTSTLQYVDDEGRPQLMTTPLTPAEFALGEARFKKHFRRLDPAREADAVPVDEYVELPADRRAGKVPFVHATDDDRHLIKVACSSSVVALVEDRRRYWQTLQYLAGRHEAQLTALHRGDLAALQAAYDEAVAARETSLDDIARAMTELATAAPGAATGALGAFGGLGAAGIGGLGAGVPGAVAPAGTGAAAVAAPGAVATMDLPFFLDPADQALCNDCGTCYQELPQFFEKTTAIIEGEVRTVARMIPGSLEGVEITPELQRRIDRVKATCDGEIIR from the coding sequence ATGAGTGCTCAGCCGTACCCCGGCACGCCCGCCGTCATCAACGGCAACGGCGCTGTCGCCCATGTCATGCGGCACGTCTGCGGCGGGGTCATCGGCTACCCGATCACCCCCTCCACCGAGATCTCCGAGCTCTACGAGGCGGCCCGCGCCGAGGGCGGCCTCAACGTGTGGGGACGGCACCCGTTCTTCTTCGAGCCCGAGGGCGAGCACTCCGCCCAGAGCGGCGCGCTCGGCGCGGCGCTGACCGGCGGGCAGTACATCTCCAACGCCTCCTCCAGCCAGGGGATCCTCTACGCGATGGAGTCGCACTACGTCACGGTCGGCAAGAAGATCGGCGGCTTCGTCCTCCAGGTCGCCGCGCGCGTCGTCTCCAAGCACTCCCTCAACGTCATGGCCGGCCACGACGACGTCTACGCCCTCCTCCCCTCCGGCTACACCATCCTCTTCGGCTCCTCCCCCCAGGAGGCCGCCGACCTCGCCGCGATCGCCTACCGCACCTCCGCGCTCTCGCTCATCCCGGTCACCAACGCCATGGACGGCTTCACCACGAGCCACATGCTCAGCGAGGTCCTCCTGCCCGAGCCGGAGCTGCTGCGCGACTACCTCGGCGACCCCGCCGGCCGCATCCCGTGCCCGACCGTGGCGCAGGAGCTGCTCTTCGGCGCCAAGGGCCGCGTCTTCCAGCTCGGCCAGTACCTCGAGCGGCACGCCGCCGAGATCCGCGAGGACGACGCCCGCGCCCTGCGCGCCTACCTCGAGGCCGCCGCGGAGGCCGTCGAGGCCGACGACGACGGCACGCTCCTCGCCCGCACGCTCCCCTGGCTGCCCGAGGAGCTCCACGGCCAGTGGCGGCGCCAGTGGACCGGCGCGTACGCGCGCGGCACCCGCCAGCTCGTCCCGGCGCTGGTCGACGTCCACAACCCGGGCGTGACCGGGCCGGTGCAGAACCAGCCCGACTTCCAGGCCGGCGCCGTCGACCACCGCACCCACTTCGCCGCCGACGTGCCCGCGCTCGCGCGCCGCGCCATGGCCGAGTACGGCGAACTCACCGGCCGCCGCTACTCCCCGCTGCACACCTACGACTGCGACGACGCCGACTACGTCATGGTGGGCCTCGGGTCCATCACCGACGACGTCCGAGCCGTCCTGCCGCACCTGAGGGCCCAGGGGCTCAAGGTCGGCGTCGTCTCCGTCAAGCTCCTCCAGCCCTTCCCCGAGGCCGAGCTCGTCGAGGCGCTGCGGGGCAAGGTGGCCGTGACGGTCCTCGAGCGCTCGGACACCACCGCCCTGACCGACCTGGTCACGTCGGCGCTGTTCAAGGCCCGCGCCAACGCCGACGCGATCGGCGCCGCCGCACCTGCGGCTGCCGACGGCGCGGCGCCCGCCCTGCGCTACCCGCACCTCCCGGCGCTGGAGCGCATGCCGCGCCTGACCACGGCGATCTTCGGCCTCGGCGGGCACGACGTGCAGCCCCGCCACCTCGTCGCCGCGTTCCAGAACATGGCCGACGGCGCCGGCGCCCCGCTGGTCTACCTCGGCTCGCAGTTCTTCGCCGAGGACCCCGCCCCGCACATGGCCGAGGTGCAGGACCGCCTGCGGAGGGCCTACCCCGACACCGAGCTCATGGCGCTGCGCACCGGGCCCAACCCCGTCCTGCTGCCGCCGTCGGCCCTGCGCATCCGCTTCCACTCGGTCGGCGGCTACGGCACCATCGCCACCGGCAAGCTGCTCACCGACATCCTCGCCGGCGTGCTGGGCATGCACTCCAAGTCCGCGCCGAAGTACGGCTCGGAGAAGTCCGGCGCCCCGACGAACTACTACATCACCCTCAGCCCCGAGCCGGTCCTCATCTCCAACGCCGAGCTCGAGGACGTCGAGATCGTCATCTCCCCCGACCACAAGGCCTTCGTCCACACCAACCCGCTCAAGGGCCTGGCGCGCGGCGGCACGTTCATCCTCCAGAGCGACCTCGGCCCCGAGGAGGTCTGGCGCGAGCTGCCCCGGCACGCCCGCCGCACGATCCGCGAGCGCGGGATCCGCTTCCTCGTCGTCGACGCCTTCCGCGTGGCCAAGAAGCACGCGCCGACGCCGGAGCTCGAGACCCGCATGATGGGCATCGCGTTCATCGGCGCGGTCGCCGGGCACGTCGACCGGGTCACCGGCGGCGCCGAACCCGAGGTCATCGCCGAGAAGGTCCGCGCCCAGATCGTCAAGAAGTTCGGCGGCAAGGGCGAGGCCGTCGTCGAGGGCAACATGGCCGTCATCCGCGAGGGGATGGCCGCCACGATCCCGGTCGACTACGACGCGCCGGCGTTCGTGGCCATCGACGCCGAGGCCGCCCCGCGCACGGTGCGCACCGTGGCGCTCTCGGCCGCGATGTGCCCGGCGACGACGACGCCGCGGCCCAGCGCCCTGTTCGACCCGGCCTACTACGAGGATCTCGCGGCCCGACCGTTCCGGGAGGGCACCATCGGCGAGTCCCCGGTGCTGCCCGGTGCCGGGCTCTTCATGCCGTCCGGGACCGGTGCCGCCAAGGACAAGGGCGTCTTCCGGCGCAGCGTGCCGGTCTTCGACCCGACCTCCTGCACGGGCTGCCTCGAGTGCGCCCTCGTGTGCCCCGACGTCGCGATCCCCAACACTGTGCACGAGATCCACGACCTGCTCCTCGCCGGCATCGCGCCGCTGGAGGTCACCGAGGCGCAGCGCGCGACCCTGCGCGAGCAGGTGCCGGGGCTGGCCGCGCGGGTGCGCGAGGCCTACCGGCAGGACCGGGCCTACCGCCCCTTCCACGAGGTCGTCGCCGAGCAGGCGGCCGGCCTGGACGTCGACCAGCCGGGCTTCGCCCGCACCGTCGACGCGCTCGTCAGCCGTCTCGCGCTGTACCCGGTGGCGCGCCCGCGGCCCTTCTTCGATGCCATGGAGAAGGACGTCCCCGGCACCGGCGGCCTCTTCACCGCCACCATCGACCCGTGGAAGTGCACCGGGTGCCTGCAGTGCGTGCAGGTCTGCGGACCCGGCGCCCTGACCGAGGCCGTCCAGGACGCCGACGTCCTCGCCACGCTCGAGGACCGCTTCGAGATCATGACGACGCTGCCCAACACCCCCCGGCGCTTCGTCGAGGGCTCGACGACGCCGGACGGCGACCTCAAGCGACTCATGCTCGACCACGAGAACTTCTACGCCACCACCGGCGGGCACGGCGCCTGCCGCGGCTGCGGCGAGGTCACCGCGATCCGGCTCGTCACCTCCATGAGCCACGCGCTCGGCGAGGAGCGCCGCCGGACCCACCGGCGCGAGCTCGACACCCTCGTGACCGAGCTGCGGACCAAGCTCGCCTCCTTGGACGGCGCGGGCACCGCGAGCGCGGCCGACGACGGCGCGGCCGGTCTCGCCGGGCGGCGTGCCCGGATCACCGAGGCCATCGACACGCTCGAGGGCCGCCTGTTCCTCTACGAGGGCGGACCGACCGGCAACGGCCCGGCCTCCACCGTCGTGGCGAACTCGACCGGCTGCTCGAGCGTCTACTCCTCGACGATGCCGTTCAACCAGTACCTCGACCCGTGGGTCAACAGCCTCTTCCAGGACGCCCAGCCCCTGGCCAAGGGCATCTTCGAGGGCATCAGCGCCCAGGCCGTCCCGGCCGTGCGGGCCCTGCGCACCGCCCGCCTGGAGCTGGCCGACGCCTACGACCCGGCCGTCCACGACGCCGAGCTGCGGGTGCTGAGCTGGTCGCGGTTCACCCCCGACGAGCTCGCGCTCCTGCCGACCGTGCTGACCGTCGGCGGCGACGGCGCGAGCTACGACATCGGCTTCGGCGCGATGTCACGCGTGCTGGCCTCCGACACCCCGGTGAAGATGGTGGTGCTCAACTCCGGCGCCTACTCCAACACCGGCGGCCAGGCCTCCACCGCCAGCTACACCGGCCAGGACTCCGACCTCGCGCGCTTCGGCAGCGCCCACGACGGCAAGCACGAGGGCCGCAAGGAGCTGGCCCTGCTGGCCTCCTTCCACCCGAACGTCTACGCGTGCGCCACCTCGACCGCGCTGTACGGGCACTTCCTCAAGGCCTCGATGGAGCTGCTCACCTACGGCGACGGCCCGGCGGTCATGGACGTCTACACCCCGTGCGGGACGGAGAACGGCATCCCCGAGGACGCCTCGAACGCCCGCTCGCGCCTGGCGGTGGAGAGCCGGATGGCGCCGGTGTTCGTCCACGACCCGCGCCGCGGCACCACGCTGCACGACTGGTTCTCCCTCGACGGCAACCCCGACGTCGACAGCACGTGGACGACGTCGACCCTGCAGTACGTCGACGACGAGGGCCGCCCGCAGCTCATGACGACGCCGCTGACGCCGGCCGAGTTCGCCCTGGGCGAGGCCCGCTTCAAGAAGCACTTCCGCCGGCTCGACCCGGCCCGCGAGGCCGACGCCGTCCCGGTCGACGAGTACGTCGAGCTCCCTGCCGACCGGCGCGCCGGCAAGGTCCCGTTCGTCCACGCCACCGACGACGACCGCCACCTCATCAAGGTGGCCTGCTCCTCCTCGGTCGTCGCGCTCGTGGAGGACCGGCGCCGCTACTGGCAGACCCTGCAGTACCTCGCCGGACGCCACGAGGCCCAGCTCACCGCCCTGCACCGCGGCGACCTCGCGGCGCTCCAGGCGGCCTACGACGAGGCCGTCGCCGCGCGCGAGACCTCCTTGGACGACATCGCCCGCGCGATGACCGAGCTCGCCACCGCGGCACCCGGTGCGGCGACCGGTGCGCTCGGGGCGTTCGGCGGTCTCGGCGCAGCGGGGATCGGCGGCCTCGGCGCGGGCGTGCCGGGCGCCGTCGCACCGGCCGGCACGGGCGCGGCGGCCGTGGCGGCGCCAGGCGCCGTCGCCACGATGGACCTGCCCTTCTTCCTCGACCCCGCCGACCAGGCCCTGTGCAACGACTGCGGGACCTGCTACCAGGAGCTGCCCCAGTTCTTCGAGAAGACGACGGCCATCATCGAGGGCGAGGTCCGCACCGTGGCACGGATGATCCCGGGCTCCCTCGAGGGCGTCGAGATCACCCCCGAGCTGCAGCGGCGCATCGACCGGGTCAAGGCCACCTGCGACGGGGAGATCATCCGATGA